A region from the Candidatus Babeliales bacterium genome encodes:
- the dnaJ gene encoding molecular chaperone DnaJ, producing the protein MNKADYYKILGVGQSATTDEIKTAYRKLAMKYHPDRNPDNKAAEDKFKEATEAYEVLGDTQKRSQYDQFGHAGVNNGMGGGHGHPGSMNMDDIFENFGDIFGSMFGGGTAKNRRKKGPQPQAGLSLTKDIEITLQEAFLGAKKEIAYHHYFCCDTCSGTGARAGTSAQTCVTCNGSGEMHFKQGFFMYAQACGSCSGKGFVIATPCSSCNGQSRVQRYDKFTVNIPKGIFNDAELRVSEKADAGLYGGPAGDLFLRIRVKEDKTFKRDNDDLICNVMLTYPQLTLGCQVDIENIDGTKHTIKIPKGCPVGEKIVISGEGFYKLRGKTRGDLIIITQCFIPTKISADAKKKLQEYSDIIGTQANSNDGFITSFFKKFLG; encoded by the coding sequence ATGAACAAAGCAGATTACTATAAAATATTGGGTGTTGGCCAATCAGCCACAACGGATGAGATCAAAACGGCGTATCGCAAGCTTGCTATGAAATATCATCCTGACCGCAACCCTGATAATAAAGCAGCTGAAGATAAATTTAAAGAAGCTACTGAAGCTTATGAAGTCCTTGGTGACACGCAAAAGCGTTCTCAATATGATCAATTTGGTCATGCTGGCGTAAATAACGGTATGGGTGGTGGACATGGACACCCAGGCAGCATGAACATGGATGATATTTTTGAAAATTTTGGTGACATTTTTGGTTCTATGTTTGGTGGTGGCACTGCCAAAAATCGCCGTAAGAAAGGCCCTCAGCCTCAAGCTGGGTTATCTTTAACCAAAGACATTGAAATAACACTGCAAGAAGCTTTCCTTGGCGCAAAAAAAGAAATTGCATACCATCACTACTTCTGTTGTGATACATGTAGTGGAACCGGTGCTCGCGCAGGAACAAGCGCTCAAACATGCGTTACCTGTAACGGATCCGGTGAAATGCATTTTAAACAAGGCTTCTTTATGTATGCACAAGCATGCGGAAGTTGTTCTGGAAAAGGTTTTGTAATAGCAACACCATGTAGTAGCTGTAATGGACAATCACGCGTTCAACGCTATGATAAGTTTACCGTAAACATCCCTAAAGGTATTTTTAATGATGCCGAACTACGCGTCAGTGAAAAAGCTGATGCTGGACTCTATGGTGGACCTGCTGGTGATCTTTTCTTGCGTATTCGCGTAAAAGAAGATAAAACCTTTAAACGTGATAATGATGATTTGATATGCAACGTAATGCTTACCTACCCACAACTTACTCTTGGCTGCCAAGTTGATATTGAAAATATCGATGGAACAAAACACACCATCAAAATTCCAAAAGGCTGCCCGGTTGGAGAAAAGATCGTTATCTCCGGAGAAGGTTTTTATAAACTCCGTGGCAAAACCCGCGGTGACTTAATTATCATCACACAATGTTTTATCCCTACTAAAATCTCTGCTGATGCGAAAAAGAAACTTCAAGAATATTCTGATATCATTGGAACTCAAGCAAATAGTAACGATGGTTTTATCACCAGCTTTTTCAAAAAATTCTTGGGATAA